Proteins from one Candidatus Zixiibacteriota bacterium genomic window:
- the lpxA gene encoding acyl-ACP--UDP-N-acetylglucosamine O-acyltransferase, with amino-acid sequence MNIHPTAIVDPKAELGKNISIGPYTIINEGVRIGDNVQIGSNVLIDSGAIIGRNCKIHHGAVLGTPPQDLKFGGEKTILEIGENTVIREYATINRGTRHRGKVTVGSNCFIMMYAHIAHDCIIGNNVILANSVNLAGHVEVEDYAIIGGVVPVHQFTRIGAHSIIGGGFRVPKDVPPYILAGGYPLRYIGLNIIGLKRRNFSADTILALKKACRILFQSQYNTTQAVEKIKSEIEPLPEIKHLLEFIEKSERGIIK; translated from the coding sequence ATGAATATTCATCCAACCGCTATAGTCGACCCTAAAGCCGAATTAGGCAAAAATATCTCCATTGGTCCTTATACCATAATCAATGAAGGCGTCCGGATCGGGGATAATGTGCAGATAGGCTCTAATGTTCTGATCGACTCAGGCGCGATTATAGGAAGAAACTGCAAGATTCATCACGGCGCTGTTTTAGGGACCCCGCCTCAGGATTTGAAATTTGGAGGAGAAAAAACTATTCTGGAGATTGGTGAAAATACCGTGATCCGGGAATATGCCACCATAAATCGCGGGACCAGACATCGGGGTAAGGTCACTGTTGGCTCTAATTGTTTCATAATGATGTATGCTCACATAGCTCACGACTGCATAATCGGAAACAATGTTATCTTAGCTAACTCGGTCAATTTAGCAGGTCACGTGGAGGTTGAGGATTACGCCATCATCGGCGGAGTGGTTCCGGTTCACCAGTTCACCCGAATCGGAGCCCACTCCATCATCGGGGGAGGGTTCCGGGTTCCCAAGGACGTTCCTCCTTATATCTTAGCTGGAGGGTATCCTTTACGCTATATAGGACTAAATATCATCGGTCTAAAAAGGAGAAATTTCTCCGCAGATACCATTCTGGCTTTGAAGAAAGCTTGCAGGATCCTGTTTCAATCACAGTATAATACAACCCAGGCAGTAGAGAAAATCAAATCCGAAATCGAGCCTCTTCCTGAGATAAAACACCTCTTGGAATTTATTGAAAAAAGCGAAAGAGGAATTATAAAATAA
- the cysK gene encoding cysteine synthase A, with protein sequence MRMAKSILELIGQTPIVRLNRVTSEVKPEIWAKLEMFNPTGSVKDRIALYMIEQAEKKGILKKGGVIVEPTTGNTGIALAAVAAIKGYRMIAVMSEAMSLERRRIIKAFGGEVVLTPAIEDAAGAISKAREIVRTTPNSFMPDQFTNFDNIQAHKETTAREILEQTEGKLDVVVIAAGTGGTFSGVAEVLKKEIPEIKCVVVEPAGSAVLSGCDPGLHKIQGIGEGFIPECLKTHLCDEVIPVGDDEAINMARRLAKEEGILAGISSGANVFAALQVATKMEKGKILTFIPDSGQRYLTNELFANI encoded by the coding sequence ATGAGAATGGCAAAAAGCATTCTGGAACTGATCGGGCAAACTCCGATAGTCAGATTAAACCGGGTTACCAGTGAAGTCAAGCCAGAGATCTGGGCTAAATTAGAGATGTTTAACCCTACCGGAAGCGTTAAGGACCGGATTGCCCTTTATATGATTGAACAGGCAGAAAAAAAGGGGATCTTAAAAAAAGGCGGAGTTATTGTAGAGCCTACTACTGGAAATACTGGCATAGCTCTGGCGGCTGTAGCAGCCATTAAGGGGTACAGGATGATAGCGGTTATGTCCGAGGCGATGAGCCTGGAAAGAAGAAGGATCATCAAAGCTTTTGGAGGAGAGGTGGTCTTAACCCCGGCTATAGAGGATGCTGCCGGAGCTATTAGTAAAGCCCGGGAAATAGTAAGAACTACTCCTAACTCCTTTATGCCGGATCAGTTCACCAATTTCGACAATATCCAGGCACATAAAGAGACTACTGCCCGGGAGATCCTCGAACAGACTGAAGGTAAATTAGATGTTGTGGTAATTGCGGCTGGAACCGGCGGGACTTTTTCTGGGGTAGCCGAGGTTTTGAAGAAAGAGATACCAGAGATCAAATGCGTAGTAGTGGAGCCGGCTGGCTCTGCAGTCCTTTCCGGATGTGACCCGGGACTGCACAAGATCCAGGGAATCGGAGAAGGGTTTATTCCAGAATGTCTCAAGACCCATCTGTGCGATGAGGTCATTCCGGTTGGAGATGATGAGGCAATCAACATGGCAAGAAGATTGGCTAAAGAGGAGGGAATCTTGGCCGGGATATCATCCGGTGCCAATGTGTTTGCCGCTCTACAAGTAGCCACCAAAATGGAAAAGGGGAAAATCCTGACTTTCATCCCGGACAGTGGCCAGCGTTATTTGACTAATGAGTTATTCGCCAATATATAG
- a CDS encoding lysophospholipid acyltransferase family protein, whose protein sequence is MSLKEKFYIFLISLLGSALILLLGKSLKIEWVGVENLNEIRERKGKVLYAFWHGRMLILAYTHRGQKNQVLSSRHRDGQISAHIIQRLGFGTVWGSTTHGGVEALLQMANKVREGYDIAITPDGPKGPAFKAQPGAVFVARKSGVPIIPITNSARRRWTLKSWDGFIIPKPFSRAVIFIGKPIYVPAELSKEELDLKSKELEENLNLLTEEADNYLKE, encoded by the coding sequence ATGAGTTTAAAAGAAAAATTTTATATATTTTTAATCTCGCTTTTAGGATCCGCTCTTATTTTACTTTTAGGGAAAAGTTTGAAAATAGAATGGGTCGGGGTTGAAAATCTTAATGAGATCCGGGAGAGAAAAGGAAAAGTCCTTTATGCCTTCTGGCATGGACGAATGCTGATCTTAGCCTATACTCACCGGGGACAGAAAAACCAGGTATTGTCAAGCCGGCATCGGGATGGACAGATAAGCGCCCACATCATCCAGAGGCTTGGCTTCGGAACAGTATGGGGGTCAACTACTCACGGAGGAGTTGAGGCTCTCTTGCAGATGGCTAACAAGGTCAGGGAAGGGTATGACATAGCTATCACTCCGGACGGTCCCAAAGGACCGGCTTTCAAAGCTCAGCCCGGTGCGGTTTTCGTTGCTCGGAAAAGCGGAGTTCCCATAATCCCTATTACCAACTCGGCCCGGAGAAGATGGACCCTCAAAAGCTGGGATGGGTTTATCATCCCCAAACCGTTCTCCAGGGCAGTGATCTTCATCGGGAAGCCGATCTACGTTCCGGCAGAACTGTCGAAGGAAGAGCTCGATTTGAAAAGCAAGGAACTGGAAGAAAACCTGAACCTGCTGACCGAAGAAGCAGACAACTATTTGAAGGAATAG
- a CDS encoding Gfo/Idh/MocA family oxidoreductase: MPKIKVGVIGVGHLGEHHARIYSELPQAELVGIFDLDLEKAKSKAEKYKTTSFDDLNQLLEKMDAASLVVPTSSHYEVAGKILDRNIHLLIEKPITETVEQAEELIRIAEKKKLTLQVGHIERFNPALRAIENIRLEPKFIESHRLSSFKERGTDVAVILDLMIHDLDLVLYLVKDKIKSVEASGVSVIAETEDIANARITFEKGCVANITASRISARPMRKLRIFQKNAYLSLDFLEKSAEIYKLVEVPRAELPIQKTLVGEIPIEKLGKTIVYEKLETKKEDMLTSELSSFLRAVAEKTPPLVTGEQAKQALELALLIREKAALHLQSTR, encoded by the coding sequence ATGCCAAAGATAAAGGTCGGAGTCATCGGAGTAGGTCATCTTGGCGAGCATCACGCCCGGATATATTCTGAACTTCCCCAGGCTGAGCTTGTGGGGATATTTGACCTGGACTTAGAAAAAGCCAAAAGCAAGGCAGAAAAATACAAGACCACAAGTTTTGATGATTTGAATCAGCTTCTTGAAAAAATGGATGCAGCCAGCCTGGTGGTTCCCACTTCCTCCCATTATGAGGTCGCCGGAAAAATCTTGGATAGAAATATCCACCTCTTAATCGAGAAACCGATCACCGAAACAGTTGAACAGGCTGAAGAGCTTATCCGGATAGCCGAAAAGAAAAAACTAACCCTGCAGGTGGGACACATCGAGAGGTTCAACCCGGCACTACGGGCCATAGAGAATATCAGGCTGGAGCCAAAATTCATCGAGTCCCATCGTCTGTCTTCGTTCAAAGAAAGAGGAACTGATGTGGCGGTCATTCTGGATTTGATGATTCATGATCTGGATTTAGTCCTTTATCTGGTTAAAGATAAAATAAAATCCGTGGAAGCTTCCGGGGTGTCAGTTATCGCGGAGACTGAGGATATCGCCAATGCGCGGATAACTTTTGAAAAAGGATGCGTGGCTAATATCACTGCCAGCCGCATCTCAGCCCGGCCTATGCGTAAGCTGAGGATATTTCAGAAAAACGCCTATCTTTCCCTGGATTTTTTAGAGAAATCCGCGGAGATTTATAAATTAGTCGAAGTCCCCAGAGCAGAATTACCCATCCAGAAAACTTTGGTTGGAGAAATCCCCATAGAGAAGCTCGGAAAAACCATAGTTTATGAAAAACTGGAGACTAAAAAAGAGGATATGCTAACCTCTGAGCTTTCCTCTTTTCTTCGGGCAGTAGCTGAAAAAACTCCTCCTCTGGTCACGGGCGAACAGGCAAAACAGGCTTTAGAATTAGCTCTGCTCATCAGGGAAAAAGCAGCTCTTCATCTCCAGAGCACAAGATGA
- the lpxK gene encoding tetraacyldisaccharide 4'-kinase, whose amino-acid sequence MKKNRLFHYWEKEDKRSIISFFLRFLSLLYLTGYLIRKSLYGLGLIKPKKLSAKVISVGNITVGGSGKTPFVLYLAKKLQEKGIIFTILTRGYKRLSKETLELKKSDSLHMKWEQAGDEPYLLSNHLPGVPIIVDKDRFHSGTIAQDKYKADFLLLDDGFQHWRLKRDLDIVMIDSSIDLKKEKLLPAGRLREPLSSLNRANLFVLTRVDQSEHRDKVKKLLQKYNPQAPIVESILQTSSIQNWKDKTEISLIQFNGKKGLAFCGIGNPFSFERTLKSLGLEILNAFFFLDHYIYTRKDLLLLQEEARKSGAEYLITTEKDSIRLPDTGELTIPLLVVKVELKIISGEEKLWEVLNI is encoded by the coding sequence ATGAAAAAAAATAGACTTTTCCATTACTGGGAGAAAGAAGATAAGAGGAGCATCATCTCCTTTTTCTTGCGATTCCTTTCGCTTCTATACCTTACAGGATACCTAATCCGGAAATCTCTTTACGGCCTGGGGTTAATAAAGCCAAAAAAGTTAAGCGCAAAGGTCATAAGTGTCGGTAACATCACTGTTGGAGGCTCTGGAAAAACACCTTTTGTCCTCTACCTAGCAAAAAAGCTTCAAGAGAAAGGAATAATTTTTACCATCTTAACCAGAGGATACAAAAGGTTATCAAAAGAAACTTTGGAACTAAAAAAAAGTGACTCTTTGCATATGAAATGGGAACAGGCTGGTGACGAACCTTATCTTTTAAGCAACCATCTGCCTGGAGTCCCGATAATTGTTGACAAGGACAGATTTCATTCTGGAACAATAGCTCAGGATAAATATAAAGCTGATTTTTTGCTCTTGGATGATGGTTTCCAACACTGGAGATTGAAACGAGATCTGGATATCGTGATGATCGATTCCTCAATTGATCTGAAAAAAGAAAAACTGTTGCCCGCTGGCAGGCTCAGAGAGCCTCTATCCTCTCTCAATAGAGCAAACCTCTTCGTTCTCACCAGAGTCGATCAATCTGAACACAGGGATAAAGTGAAGAAGTTATTGCAGAAATACAACCCCCAGGCTCCGATTGTAGAAAGTATCCTGCAGACAAGTTCAATCCAGAACTGGAAAGACAAAACTGAAATCAGCCTAATCCAGTTCAACGGGAAGAAAGGTTTAGCTTTCTGCGGCATCGGAAACCCTTTTTCCTTTGAGAGGACCTTGAAATCTCTGGGTCTGGAGATTTTGAATGCTTTTTTCTTTTTAGACCATTATATTTACACCCGAAAAGACCTTTTATTACTGCAAGAGGAAGCAAGAAAATCAGGAGCTGAATACCTTATCACTACTGAAAAAGATTCGATAAGGCTTCCGGATACAGGCGAATTGACTATCCCTCTGCTGGTGGTAAAAGTAGAATTAAAAATAATCTCCGGAGAAGAAAAGCTCTGGGAGGTATTGAATATTTAA
- a CDS encoding bifunctional UDP-3-O-[3-hydroxymyristoyl] N-acetylglucosamine deacetylase/3-hydroxyacyl-ACP dehydratase: MEKYQKTIKKPATYTGVGLHTGNKTTVTFKPAPVNHWISFVRKDLPDSPEIPADIEHVVDMTRGTTLGKGNVKVYTVEHVLAAVVGLEIDNLTIELDNDEPPVGDGSSLPFVQALNSAGIQEQDVPKNFIQVDTPLIHSDKERGVDIAAFPADDLRITFMIDYRNPALGTQYTSLISLKDEFVKEFAPARTFCFLHELEMLKEKGLIKGGGLESSIVICDNDMGQEDLEKLKALFGLKDKVFVGKTGILNDVPLRFYNEPARHKALDLLGDLSLIGVPLKAHILAARSGHAANVALVKKLHQLYEKKLIASKYQEKIKKGDYLLDARAIQKIMPHRYPFLLVDRVIDLIPKERVVAIKNVTLNEPFFAGHFPDHPIMPGVLIIEAMAQAGGILLLNTVDNPEEKVVYFMGMDEVRFRKPVLPGDQLRFELDMIQYRKGGACKMQGKAFLGEDLAAEAILLATIMDK, encoded by the coding sequence ATGGAAAAATATCAGAAAACCATCAAGAAACCAGCCACTTACACCGGCGTGGGACTACATACCGGAAACAAAACCACTGTGACCTTTAAGCCTGCTCCGGTTAATCACTGGATCAGCTTTGTCCGCAAGGATCTGCCTGATTCTCCGGAAATTCCGGCTGACATTGAACACGTGGTCGATATGACCAGGGGAACCACACTGGGCAAAGGAAATGTAAAAGTCTACACGGTGGAGCACGTCCTGGCCGCAGTAGTGGGACTGGAAATTGACAATCTGACAATCGAGTTAGATAACGATGAGCCTCCAGTAGGAGACGGCAGTTCACTCCCCTTTGTCCAGGCACTGAACTCAGCTGGCATACAGGAACAGGATGTTCCGAAAAATTTCATCCAGGTTGATACTCCCTTGATCCACTCTGATAAGGAAAGAGGAGTTGATATAGCCGCCTTCCCGGCGGATGATTTACGAATTACCTTTATGATTGATTATCGCAACCCTGCTTTGGGTACCCAGTATACTTCCCTGATTTCCCTGAAAGATGAGTTCGTCAAGGAGTTTGCCCCGGCCAGGACCTTTTGTTTTCTGCACGAGTTGGAGATGCTCAAAGAAAAAGGGTTGATCAAAGGCGGGGGATTAGAAAGCTCCATAGTGATCTGTGATAATGATATGGGTCAGGAGGACCTGGAAAAGCTTAAGGCACTGTTTGGTTTGAAAGATAAGGTTTTCGTGGGCAAAACCGGCATCCTGAATGACGTTCCCCTGAGATTTTATAACGAGCCTGCCAGGCATAAGGCTTTAGACCTTTTAGGTGATCTCTCCCTGATCGGCGTTCCATTAAAAGCCCATATCTTGGCTGCCAGATCAGGCCATGCAGCTAATGTGGCTTTAGTCAAGAAACTGCACCAGCTTTATGAGAAGAAACTTATAGCCAGCAAATATCAGGAGAAAATAAAGAAAGGGGATTATCTTTTAGATGCCAGGGCTATCCAGAAAATAATGCCTCACCGTTATCCCTTCCTCCTGGTGGACAGGGTCATAGATTTAATCCCCAAGGAAAGAGTGGTGGCAATCAAGAACGTTACCCTGAATGAGCCTTTTTTTGCGGGACATTTTCCGGATCATCCTATTATGCCTGGGGTGTTGATAATCGAGGCGATGGCTCAGGCAGGTGGAATCCTTTTATTGAACACAGTTGATAACCCGGAAGAAAAAGTGGTCTACTTTATGGGAATGGATGAGGTTAGGTTCAGAAAGCCGGTCCTACCTGGGGACCAGTTGCGTTTTGAGCTGGATATGATTCAATATAGAAAAGGAGGAGCCTGTAAGATGCAGGGAAAAGCCTTCTTAGGCGAGGATCTGGCAGCAGAGGCAATCCTTTTAGCAACCATAATGGATAAATAG
- a CDS encoding cytochrome-c peroxidase, which yields MNKFIFILFVLILFLPSFATAENSSPTPVTAVNVHLLGPEKIGNLMPVPVPVNNPQTSMKILLGKQLYFDARLSANNTISCASCHNPAMGWSDEGPTSVGHEGKRGGRRAPPVSNAAYAPLQFWDGRAPTLEEQAKGPIENPVEMANTHTAMVRTLNDVPGYVEEFKKVFGTTPITVDQVAEAIAAFERTVVTTDSPFDRFVRGDRNALTAQEKEGLEIFNGKGHCTACHWGGYLSDGRFHNLGVKPTDPQKPDDGRYVITNNPEDKGAFKTPTVRDAALRAPYMHNGSEKTLEAVVEFYNRGGGNDPNLDPLIVPLGLSKEEVKALVAFMKRAMVSTNPEVADVKPIPSNELPK from the coding sequence ATGAACAAATTTATATTTATTTTGTTTGTTCTCATCCTGTTTCTCCCATCTTTTGCTACAGCTGAAAACTCTTCCCCTACACCCGTAACCGCAGTAAACGTTCATCTTCTCGGCCCTGAAAAAATAGGCAACCTTATGCCTGTTCCTGTTCCGGTCAATAATCCGCAAACCAGTATGAAGATTCTCCTTGGTAAACAGCTTTATTTCGATGCCCGCTTATCTGCAAACAATACCATAAGTTGTGCCTCCTGTCATAATCCGGCTATGGGCTGGTCAGATGAAGGACCTACCAGCGTGGGGCATGAGGGAAAAAGGGGCGGAAGAAGAGCACCTCCTGTCTCCAATGCAGCTTATGCCCCGCTTCAGTTCTGGGATGGCAGAGCACCTACTTTAGAAGAACAGGCAAAAGGACCAATCGAGAATCCGGTGGAGATGGCAAATACTCATACTGCTATGGTCAGAACATTAAACGACGTTCCCGGATATGTTGAGGAGTTCAAGAAAGTGTTCGGAACAACTCCCATCACGGTTGACCAGGTAGCAGAGGCAATTGCCGCTTTTGAGCGCACAGTCGTGACCACAGACTCTCCTTTTGACCGTTTTGTAAGAGGAGACAGAAATGCTCTTACCGCGCAGGAGAAAGAGGGGCTGGAAATTTTTAATGGAAAAGGGCATTGTACTGCCTGTCACTGGGGAGGCTATTTGAGCGATGGAAGATTTCACAACCTCGGAGTAAAACCAACTGACCCTCAAAAACCGGACGATGGAAGGTATGTTATAACCAACAATCCTGAAGATAAGGGCGCATTCAAGACCCCGACTGTAAGGGATGCGGCACTCCGTGCTCCATACATGCATAACGGCTCCGAAAAGACCTTAGAGGCAGTAGTGGAATTTTACAACCGAGGCGGCGGAAATGACCCGAACCTTGACCCCCTGATAGTCCCGCTTGGGCTTTCTAAAGAAGAGGTCAAGGCACTGGTTGCCTTTATGAAACGGGCAATGGTCAGCACTAACCCCGAAGTGGCGGATGTAAAACCGATACCATCAAATGAGCTACCTAAATGA
- a CDS encoding 3-deoxy-D-manno-octulosonic acid transferase, whose translation MYFAYSLLYSIAFILLFPYLFLRGLFGRHGILERLGKIRIPEKISSPLLWFHAASVGEIKALSTILPRLKSLRPDFSIAVSVVTKTGKKEASGTLSHVDLIFYFPLDFPFIWRRVFRKLNPSFLALVETEFWPNLIREARNYGCKLCLINGRLSKTSFKRYRRIKSFSSLVLSKFDLFCMQSLEDAEKLWNLGADKSKTEIVGNLKFDRALLGINGLNKTALRRRLGLSKDDRLIIAGSTHQEEERMVLSVFKRLKQEQTCLVLLLAPRHLSRLSEIQELLSELTLKYVKKSAPKKGQGAEVILLDTMGELENLYSISEIAFVGGSLVPTGGHNILEPASYGIPVLFGPYIDNFKPSSDLLLKFEGGIMVKDQEELYQKMSELLEDDALRKKIGENGKQALLSQTGTSDKTVQLLLKLLSGDEKK comes from the coding sequence ATGTATTTCGCTTACAGTCTCTTATACTCCATAGCTTTTATTCTGCTTTTCCCTTATCTTTTCTTAAGGGGATTATTCGGACGGCATGGCATTTTAGAGCGCCTGGGGAAAATCCGCATACCTGAAAAAATATCCTCTCCCCTGCTCTGGTTTCACGCGGCTTCAGTCGGTGAGATCAAAGCCCTATCTACGATCCTGCCCAGGCTGAAAAGCTTGAGGCCTGATTTCTCCATAGCCGTTTCAGTGGTTACCAAAACCGGCAAAAAAGAGGCTTCAGGAACCCTTTCCCATGTGGATTTGATTTTCTATTTTCCCCTGGATTTTCCTTTTATCTGGAGAAGGGTATTCAGGAAACTAAATCCCTCGTTTCTGGCCTTAGTGGAAACCGAGTTCTGGCCCAACCTTATCCGGGAAGCCAGGAATTACGGTTGCAAACTCTGTCTGATCAATGGCCGCCTTTCCAAAACATCTTTCAAAAGATACCGCAGGATAAAAAGCTTCAGCAGTTTGGTTTTATCTAAGTTTGACCTTTTCTGTATGCAGTCCTTAGAAGATGCTGAAAAGCTCTGGAATTTAGGAGCAGACAAAAGCAAAACCGAGATTGTGGGGAATCTGAAGTTCGACCGTGCGCTATTGGGTATCAATGGATTGAATAAGACTGCTTTGCGCAGAAGGCTTGGTCTTTCAAAAGATGATCGGCTGATAATAGCAGGGAGCACGCACCAGGAGGAGGAAAGGATGGTTCTCTCCGTTTTCAAAAGGCTGAAGCAAGAACAAACATGTCTGGTTCTCCTCTTAGCCCCCAGGCATCTTTCTCGCCTGAGTGAAATTCAGGAACTCCTCTCAGAGCTAACGCTAAAATATGTTAAGAAAAGCGCACCTAAAAAAGGTCAAGGGGCTGAAGTAATTCTTCTGGATACTATGGGTGAGCTGGAAAACCTTTACAGCATCAGCGAAATAGCTTTTGTCGGAGGAAGTTTAGTTCCCACTGGTGGTCATAACATACTGGAGCCGGCAAGCTATGGGATACCTGTGCTGTTCGGTCCTTACATCGACAATTTCAAGCCTTCTTCTGACCTGCTCTTGAAATTCGAAGGCGGAATAATGGTAAAAGACCAGGAGGAGCTTTATCAGAAAATGTCAGAGCTTTTGGAAGACGATGCCCTGCGCAAAAAGATTGGGGAAAATGGGAAACAGGCGCTCCTTTCACAGACCGGAACGTCTGATAAAACCGTGCAGCTCCTCTTAAAGCTTCTATCCGGAGATGAAAAAAAATAG
- the lpxB gene encoding lipid-A-disaccharide synthase: MKKKVLIIAGEPSGDLHGAGMVRELKRINPDIEYSGVGGTKLNQEGMNLLFSIEKLSFMGFYEVLKNLKVIRELKKKLLDFIDRDKPDLAILIDYPGFNLRFAKEIKKREIPILYYISPQVWAWGGKRIETIKKLVDRMVVFFPFEEKLYKDADVEVDLIGHPLLDLVKPSLSKEEFQRKLKLTGKETLVGLLPGSRWQEIEKVLPVMVRACLILKKRFPDLKIAIGLAPNINQERLQIFLKKMNLEAIILEDLTYDLMCYSDLLLATSGTATLESAISGTPLIVLYKTSLFTYLLAKTLVKIPNIGMVNIVAEKKIVPEFIQSEAKPERIAREMERILTDEGEYERIKNDLTRVRDKLGEKGAYHRGAQIVNQMLS, from the coding sequence ATGAAGAAAAAGGTCTTGATAATAGCTGGCGAGCCTTCTGGAGACCTACATGGGGCTGGCATGGTAAGGGAACTTAAGAGAATAAATCCGGACATAGAATACTCCGGAGTCGGAGGAACCAAGTTAAACCAGGAAGGAATGAACCTCTTATTCAGTATAGAAAAACTTTCTTTTATGGGATTTTACGAGGTTTTGAAAAATCTAAAAGTCATCCGGGAGCTCAAAAAAAAACTGCTTGATTTTATAGACCGGGACAAGCCTGATTTAGCGATACTGATAGATTATCCCGGCTTCAACCTACGCTTTGCCAAGGAGATCAAAAAGAGGGAGATTCCAATCCTGTATTATATCAGCCCACAGGTCTGGGCCTGGGGGGGAAAAAGGATTGAAACCATAAAAAAATTAGTTGACAGAATGGTGGTCTTCTTCCCTTTTGAGGAGAAGCTGTACAAAGATGCAGACGTTGAGGTAGATTTGATAGGTCATCCTCTTTTAGACCTGGTCAAGCCTTCTCTTTCAAAAGAGGAATTTCAGAGAAAATTAAAGCTGACTGGCAAAGAAACTCTTGTCGGGCTGCTACCTGGCTCAAGATGGCAGGAGATTGAGAAGGTATTGCCAGTGATGGTACGGGCCTGCCTTATCTTGAAAAAAAGATTTCCAGACTTGAAAATCGCCATTGGTTTGGCACCTAATATTAACCAGGAAAGGTTGCAGATTTTCTTGAAGAAGATGAACTTAGAAGCAATTATCCTGGAAGATTTGACTTATGACCTGATGTGCTATTCAGACCTTCTATTAGCCACCTCAGGCACGGCTACCTTAGAATCTGCAATCTCCGGCACGCCTTTGATTGTCTTGTATAAAACCAGTCTTTTCACTTATCTTTTAGCAAAAACTCTGGTAAAAATACCTAATATCGGGATGGTAAACATTGTGGCTGAAAAAAAAATAGTTCCGGAGTTTATACAATCTGAAGCTAAACCTGAGAGAATCGCACGAGAGATGGAAAGGATTTTGACGGACGAGGGTGAATATGAAAGGATAAAAAACGACCTAACCAGAGTCAGAGATAAATTAGGCGAAAAAGGAGCATACCATAGAGGAGCACAGATTGTGAACCAGATGTTGTCATAG
- a CDS encoding cytidylate kinase-like family protein → MTNLENIIDRQIKRWELEKKKREEEQKAQVKEIFPGPVITVSRERGSRGSYLARILAEKLNYQLVHREIIDYMVKDTGVRRRLIESLDEKVKSEIELWVEGLLKGKYLGKSDYLYHLMKSILAIAQHGETVIIGRGANFVLGLEKGFHIRIVAPIEKRIENLIVYKHFNAAQAKKEIERGDKERKEFIHTFFGKNIDDPSSYDLILNTANFQIEEALDLILKAFDSKFKKT, encoded by the coding sequence ATGACTAACTTAGAAAATATAATCGACCGCCAGATAAAAAGATGGGAATTAGAGAAAAAGAAGAGAGAGGAAGAGCAAAAAGCTCAGGTTAAAGAGATTTTCCCGGGACCTGTGATAACCGTATCCAGAGAAAGGGGGAGTCGAGGGAGTTATCTGGCAAGGATTTTGGCTGAGAAACTCAACTATCAGCTTGTTCACCGGGAGATAATAGATTATATGGTCAAGGATACCGGAGTAAGACGCAGGTTGATAGAATCCTTGGATGAAAAGGTTAAATCTGAAATAGAGCTGTGGGTGGAGGGACTTTTGAAAGGAAAATATTTAGGCAAAAGCGATTACCTTTATCATTTAATGAAATCGATTTTAGCTATAGCCCAGCATGGCGAAACTGTAATTATCGGTAGAGGCGCAAATTTCGTCCTGGGCTTGGAAAAAGGTTTTCATATCAGGATTGTCGCTCCAATTGAAAAAAGAATCGAAAACCTGATTGTCTACAAGCATTTCAATGCAGCCCAAGCCAAAAAGGAAATCGAGCGTGGAGATAAAGAGCGAAAAGAATTTATTCATACCTTTTTTGGGAAAAATATTGATGACCCTTCTTCTTATGACCTCATCTTAAACACAGCTAATTTCCAGATCGAAGAAGCTTTGGACTTGATATTAAAAGCTTTTGATTCAAAATTCAAAAAAACGTAG